The DNA region AATGAAATTTGCAGATCAATTGAAAATATCAAGCAGGTATTCTTAAGAATAGATAATGGAAGAAAAAATTTTTAAGTGTCTGCAAGCAGTAAGTCAAGCCTAAAATTTTTAATTTTACTGCAGAAGTTTAGTTAAGATAGTAAATCATTCTTTAAATATCATGAAGTATGTTTTACTACCTAACTGGACTGATATACTTTTAGCTAACATGTGATAGAGCTTTCTATTTCATGTTTTAAATCAACTTTATTTTTTAATAGGAAATTTTGCCTTTTTGACGTGATATTTTATTTTTAGATTTTTTATAATTTAAGGGATCCTTATTGAAAAGTTGCAAATTTTAAAATAGTACTGGTGTAGTCATAATGAACAATAGAACGTATATTCATTTGTATGCCCTCTCATAGGTATGAATTTGAAATTATATAAATAAAAACGAGTTAATAACTCTATTTAACCTTTTATAAATCCTAATAATTCCATGATTTGACTCATTGTAATTTTGAATAGTCAAATATTAATACTTAAACAATGTTTATTAGGAATGTGTTAAATAAAATCAAATACGGATTTATAGGAGGTGAAAAATATGTTGGAAGCTTTATTGGCTTTATTAAGCCCTGTTATATCATTAGTAGGCGGGCTAGTAAGTCCTTTATTAGGACTTATATTATAGTATTTGAGGCGTAATGGAGTCTTTATGGGGTGGAAAGTGTGATAAAACATTTTATCAGACTTGTTACACCCTTTATGTTTAATAAAGATTTATTACAGGCACTGCTAGTTATTTTAATACTGTGAAGTATTAAAACTAGTTTAAAGGAGGTGAAAAGCATGATAGAAACCTGTGGCTTTTTATACCAGCTATTAGATTTATTAGGAGGTTTGTTAGGTTCCCTTTTAGGTATTTTATTTTAGTGCCATCAGCGTAATATAAAATTAATTTAAAGGAGGTGAGAAATATGGTAGACTGCTGTGGCTTTTTATACCAGCTATTAGATTTATTAGGAGGTTTATTACAGTCCTTAGTGTGTTTGTTATTTTAATACTGTAATCGTGTTATAGTCCTTTTAACGGGGTTAAAAATATGTTAATGAGTTTGCTGGATTTATTAGGGCCAGTCATATCTTCAGTAAGTATTTAGTAACTTCAATATAGGATTGGTGCTATAACATGTTTTAATGTATAATAATAGGCCTATCCCATACAAATTTCCACTCATCATAACACATTTTCTTTAAAGGAATATCTGGCAATGGGATAGGCCTATATTCCTTTAATTACTTTTTTAAATAATAATTTTTAATATAATTATAAATTAATTAAAATCGCTCATGTTGGGAGTATTTTGCATACTATTATGTAATTTGATTAAATAAATGGAATTTTTAAAACAAGTTCAAATTTAAATTAACCCAAACATGTTAATGAAGTATAACATGCACATTAGAAAAATTCATATGGGCGATTAATTAAGTAAAAGATACTGATCTTAAATTCAATACGTTTTTTAACTGGTTAAAAATAAAATTTAAATGAAAATTTATTAGTCAAAAAGAAATTAATTAACGGAGTATGTTGCCGTCCTGCATTTTGATTACCCTGTCTGCATATTCTGCACATAGTGGATCATGTGTTACCTCTACAATTGTTAACCCGTCATTTTGATTTAATTCTTGAAGTAATTCCATTATTATCATTGTATTTTGAGTATCCAGTTCTCCTGTTGGTTCATCGGCAAGTAAAAGTGATGGATCATTTGCAAGGGCACGTGCAATGGAAACCCTCTGTTGTTCCCCACCTGAAAGCTGTGTATGATAACGGTCATATTTGTCGGATAATCCTACTTTGTCAAGGAGTTTTTTTGCTTTTTCGGAATCTGGTGAAATCATGGGCAGCATAACATTTTCTAATGCTGTAAGCTGCTGCATTAAATTGAACCGCTGGAATACAAATCCTATGTTAGCTCTCCGGATTTTTGCCTGTTCTTTTAATGAATACTCTTTGATATTTTTCCCGTTCATTAAAACAGCTCCCTTTGTGGGTGTATCGAGTATTCCTGCAAGGTGGAGCAGTGTTGATTTTCCAGATCCAGAAGGCCCCATTAACGCTGTAAAAGTTCCTTCATTTATAATTAAATTAACACCTTTAAGCGCCATTACTTCTTCTGTTCCCATTTGATACGTTTTCCAGACATGATTAAATACCAGTACATCGTTATTCATATCGCAGTGCCTCCACAACGTTTAGTTTAGATGCCCTCCATGCGGGATATAATCCTGCTAAAACACTTAAAATTGTAGCACCTACGATTACACCTGCAACTAACCACAAGGGCAGCATTTGGGTAAAGCTCATATTTTCTAGACCTAACTGGGGCCCATATAACATAATTCCCATTTCCATTAAAATGGCAGCTGCAATTATGCCTATTACTGAAGCCATAAATCCCAATAAACCCGCTTCTGTAAGAATACTTCCCAGTATTTCTCTGTTTGTAAAGCCTATTGCTTTAAGTACTCCAATTTCTCTTGTCCTCTCAGAAACATTAACTAACATGATGTTTACAATGCTTATAACACCCACCAGTAACGCAACGCTGGCTATGGCACTTACAAAGAGAGTTACTGTTTGCATTATATTATCTATCTGTTGTGTGTAGTCATTTTTTGTGAATGCACTCGTACCATTTATAGAACTTTCTATTTCTTTTTTAACAGTATCTGGATCGCCTTTAGTATTTGCAGAAATAGTAGATACATTGTTATGGCTCATATCAAGAGCTTTATCTATGTTTATGAATACAAGCCCTATTCCGAACCCTCCTTCGTTGGTTGTCCCAGTTACTGTTAATTTATGATCTTTAATGGTTATATTACTTCCAATTTTATAATTAAAATCATCAGCAAGCGATTTACTGATAACAACGCCTGGTGTACCGTTAATTTTTATCTGATTCCAGTCGCTGATTCCTTCAACAACTATCTGCATGTTGTTTAATTCGCTGTAGAATTGTGATTCTTTTTTAATATCATAAAGTTGAGGCATGTTCTCTATTTTGGAAACTGCAGCAGAGTTTAGAAATGTGTCACCGGTAGATCCTGTGATTCCTGATCCACCGGAGCTGTTTACTATCGTAATATCTCCCATAAGTGATTCAGTTTCCTCTTTCATGTAGGATGTCATCCCTGTACCAATACCCATGAGGACTACTAGGGCAGTAACGCCTATAATCACACCCAGCATAGTTAGGGCGCTTCTAAGTTTTCTTCTTTTAAAATTTTTAAAAGATAGTTTATAAATGCTCATTTGAAACCTCCAAACATACAATAAATTTAAGTAATGCATTTAATTATACAGATATTACATTTTATTTAATAACTTATTACAAAATTAATTATCATAGTTCTATGTCCTCCAGTTCGAATACTTCCTCAATGTATCCCCTTTTAAGAGCTTTAGTAATTCTGTAGGCTAAAATTAGAGAGGGGTTATACCTACCCTGTTCTAAAGCTATAATTGTCTGTCGTGTTACTTCAACAGCTTCTGCTAACTCCTCTTGAGTCATTTTAAGTTCTTTTCTATATTCTTTAATTCTTGTTTTCATAGGTGTTCTTCCATGAAATTGTATACAGGCACAAAAACACGCAGATGATTAAAATAATATGTTTGGAGGTTTCTGCCGAATTTATGCTGTACTGACATATGTAAAGCACCATTATAAAAAAATTATTTTCTAATCCTTTCTTCCTGGAAGTTGTAAAAGAAATAAGAAAGTACACAGATTATTATACTGCCTGAAAAAAGCAGAGTGAATGCTTGTGGAAAGTAAGACATATCTTTAGTCATGCTTATGTAAATTAAGGATATCGCACCTGCAAATATAACATAAAGAAATGTATTTCGGGTTGCCAGTCCAACATTTGCCTGCAACCTTTCATCATTTTCACCGTAAATTGTGAAATAGACCACAAATGCTGCAAAGCCTGCAAATGCAATATTTCCAGTTACAAAATACAGCAAACTCAGCGGGCTCAAAAATCCTAAGTACCATAATGCGTTTTTCATTTTAATTCTCCTTTTCCAGTTTATGTCTGGTTAAAATATTTGTTAAGGCACCTACCAGTGTAATTGATACAATTAAGATGCTTATATTATTTTTCATGTTGGTGTAGTCAAGAATAATGGCAGTTATGATCATCGTTATTATAATGGCCCATGCCATATTTCTCATGGCAATGGAATAATGGGCCTTTCCCCTTTCATCCATTGATTTGTAAGATGCCCTTATC from Methanobacterium bryantii includes:
- a CDS encoding ABC transporter ATP-binding protein, with the protein product MNNDVLVFNHVWKTYQMGTEEVMALKGVNLIINEGTFTALMGPSGSGKSTLLHLAGILDTPTKGAVLMNGKNIKEYSLKEQAKIRRANIGFVFQRFNLMQQLTALENVMLPMISPDSEKAKKLLDKVGLSDKYDRYHTQLSGGEQQRVSIARALANDPSLLLADEPTGELDTQNTMIIMELLQELNQNDGLTIVEVTHDPLCAEYADRVIKMQDGNILR
- a CDS encoding ABC transporter permease: MSIYKLSFKNFKRRKLRSALTMLGVIIGVTALVVLMGIGTGMTSYMKEETESLMGDITIVNSSGGSGITGSTGDTFLNSAAVSKIENMPQLYDIKKESQFYSELNNMQIVVEGISDWNQIKINGTPGVVISKSLADDFNYKIGSNITIKDHKLTVTGTTNEGGFGIGLVFINIDKALDMSHNNVSTISANTKGDPDTVKKEIESSINGTSAFTKNDYTQQIDNIMQTVTLFVSAIASVALLVGVISIVNIMLVNVSERTREIGVLKAIGFTNREILGSILTEAGLLGFMASVIGIIAAAILMEMGIMLYGPQLGLENMSFTQMLPLWLVAGVIVGATILSVLAGLYPAWRASKLNVVEALRYE
- a CDS encoding helix-turn-helix transcriptional regulator, giving the protein MKTRIKEYRKELKMTQEELAEAVEVTRQTIIALEQGRYNPSLILAYRITKALKRGYIEEVFELEDIEL